From a region of the Gossypium raimondii isolate GPD5lz chromosome 10, ASM2569854v1, whole genome shotgun sequence genome:
- the LOC105778273 gene encoding guanylyl cyclase 1 isoform X2: MVKILKTDEDEDQMNTTTRCYGFEHRISHKSMLPRSHFVQVPHVNQLFSWDCGLACVLMALTTIGVNDCSIENLAELCCTTSIWTVDLAYLLQKFSVRFSYYTVTFGANPNYSGETYYKEQLPNDLVRVDTLFKKAVEAGINIGCRSISGEEISCWILSGKYIAIALVDQYKLSQSWMEDVIIPGFQGNDVGYTGHYVVICGYDSGTDEFEIRDPSSSREHDRVSSKCLEEARKSFGTDEDLLLISLEESRKPNYSVL, from the exons ATGGTTAAG ATTCTTAAAacagatgaagatgaagatcaAATGAACACCACAACACGATGCTACGGTTTTGAGCATCGAATCAGCCACAAATCGATGTTGCCACGATCCCATTTCGTTCAA GTTCCACATGTAAACCAATTGTTCTCTTGGGATTGTGGACTTGCTTGTGTGTTAATGGCTTTAACTACTATTGGTGTTAATGATTGTAGTATTGAGAATTTAGCTGAACTTTGCTGCACAACTAG CATTTGGACAGTTGATCTAGCTTACTTACTGCAAAAGTTTTCGGTTAGATTTTCCTATTATACCGTAACATTCGGAGCTAACCCGAACTACTCCGGTGAGACATATTATAAG GAGCAACTGCCTAACGATCTGGTTCGAGTAGATACGCTATTTAAAAAAGCGGTGGAAGCAGGAATCAATATAGGG TGCAGGTCCATCAGTGGTGAAGAAATCTCTTGTTGGATCTTGTCGGGAAAGTATATTGCAATCGCTTTGGTTGACCAGTACAAATTGAG TCAGTCTTGGATGGAGGATGTCATCATCCCTGGATTTCAGGGAAACGATGTAGGATATACCG GTCACTATGTTGTGATATGCGGCTACGATTCCGGAACAGACGAGTTCGAGATCAGAGATCCCTCGAGTTCTCG GGAACACGACAGGGTCTCATCAAAGTGTCTCGAAGAAGCACGCAAATCCTTCGGTACCGACGAAGATCTTCTTCTG ATATCACTCGAGGAGAGCCGGAAACCAAACTACTCCGTCTTATAA
- the LOC105778273 gene encoding guanylyl cyclase 1 isoform X1: MWPLYFLLNKILKTDEDEDQMNTTTRCYGFEHRISHKSMLPRSHFVQVPHVNQLFSWDCGLACVLMALTTIGVNDCSIENLAELCCTTSIWTVDLAYLLQKFSVRFSYYTVTFGANPNYSGETYYKEQLPNDLVRVDTLFKKAVEAGINIGCRSISGEEISCWILSGKYIAIALVDQYKLSQSWMEDVIIPGFQGNDVGYTGHYVVICGYDSGTDEFEIRDPSSSREHDRVSSKCLEEARKSFGTDEDLLLISLEESRKPNYSVL; the protein is encoded by the exons ATGTGgcctttatattttcttttaaacaaGATTCTTAAAacagatgaagatgaagatcaAATGAACACCACAACACGATGCTACGGTTTTGAGCATCGAATCAGCCACAAATCGATGTTGCCACGATCCCATTTCGTTCAA GTTCCACATGTAAACCAATTGTTCTCTTGGGATTGTGGACTTGCTTGTGTGTTAATGGCTTTAACTACTATTGGTGTTAATGATTGTAGTATTGAGAATTTAGCTGAACTTTGCTGCACAACTAG CATTTGGACAGTTGATCTAGCTTACTTACTGCAAAAGTTTTCGGTTAGATTTTCCTATTATACCGTAACATTCGGAGCTAACCCGAACTACTCCGGTGAGACATATTATAAG GAGCAACTGCCTAACGATCTGGTTCGAGTAGATACGCTATTTAAAAAAGCGGTGGAAGCAGGAATCAATATAGGG TGCAGGTCCATCAGTGGTGAAGAAATCTCTTGTTGGATCTTGTCGGGAAAGTATATTGCAATCGCTTTGGTTGACCAGTACAAATTGAG TCAGTCTTGGATGGAGGATGTCATCATCCCTGGATTTCAGGGAAACGATGTAGGATATACCG GTCACTATGTTGTGATATGCGGCTACGATTCCGGAACAGACGAGTTCGAGATCAGAGATCCCTCGAGTTCTCG GGAACACGACAGGGTCTCATCAAAGTGTCTCGAAGAAGCACGCAAATCCTTCGGTACCGACGAAGATCTTCTTCTG ATATCACTCGAGGAGAGCCGGAAACCAAACTACTCCGTCTTATAA
- the LOC105778273 gene encoding guanylyl cyclase 1 isoform X3 translates to MNTTTRCYGFEHRISHKSMLPRSHFVQVPHVNQLFSWDCGLACVLMALTTIGVNDCSIENLAELCCTTSIWTVDLAYLLQKFSVRFSYYTVTFGANPNYSGETYYKEQLPNDLVRVDTLFKKAVEAGINIGCRSISGEEISCWILSGKYIAIALVDQYKLSQSWMEDVIIPGFQGNDVGYTGHYVVICGYDSGTDEFEIRDPSSSREHDRVSSKCLEEARKSFGTDEDLLLISLEESRKPNYSVL, encoded by the exons ATGAACACCACAACACGATGCTACGGTTTTGAGCATCGAATCAGCCACAAATCGATGTTGCCACGATCCCATTTCGTTCAA GTTCCACATGTAAACCAATTGTTCTCTTGGGATTGTGGACTTGCTTGTGTGTTAATGGCTTTAACTACTATTGGTGTTAATGATTGTAGTATTGAGAATTTAGCTGAACTTTGCTGCACAACTAG CATTTGGACAGTTGATCTAGCTTACTTACTGCAAAAGTTTTCGGTTAGATTTTCCTATTATACCGTAACATTCGGAGCTAACCCGAACTACTCCGGTGAGACATATTATAAG GAGCAACTGCCTAACGATCTGGTTCGAGTAGATACGCTATTTAAAAAAGCGGTGGAAGCAGGAATCAATATAGGG TGCAGGTCCATCAGTGGTGAAGAAATCTCTTGTTGGATCTTGTCGGGAAAGTATATTGCAATCGCTTTGGTTGACCAGTACAAATTGAG TCAGTCTTGGATGGAGGATGTCATCATCCCTGGATTTCAGGGAAACGATGTAGGATATACCG GTCACTATGTTGTGATATGCGGCTACGATTCCGGAACAGACGAGTTCGAGATCAGAGATCCCTCGAGTTCTCG GGAACACGACAGGGTCTCATCAAAGTGTCTCGAAGAAGCACGCAAATCCTTCGGTACCGACGAAGATCTTCTTCTG ATATCACTCGAGGAGAGCCGGAAACCAAACTACTCCGTCTTATAA